Proteins from a single region of Bos indicus isolate NIAB-ARS_2022 breed Sahiwal x Tharparkar chromosome 6, NIAB-ARS_B.indTharparkar_mat_pri_1.0, whole genome shotgun sequence:
- the LOC109560336 gene encoding LOW QUALITY PROTEIN: phenylalanine--tRNA ligase beta subunit (The sequence of the model RefSeq protein was modified relative to this genomic sequence to represent the inferred CDS: deleted 1 base in 1 codon; substituted 2 bases at 2 genomic stop codons) — translation MPTVSVKRDLLFRALGRTYTDEEFDELCFEFGLELDEITSEKEITSKEQGNEKAHGASDVVLYKIDVPANRYDLLCLEGLVRGLQVFKERIKTPMYKRVMPKGXIQKLIITEETAKIRPYAVAAVLRNIKFTTDRYDSFIELQEKLHQNICRKRALVAIGTHDLDTLSGPFTYTAKKPSDIKFKPLNKSKEYTACELMNIYKTDNQLKHYLHIIENKPLYPVIYDSKGVVLSMPPIINGNHSKITVNTKNVFIECTGTDFTKAKIVLDVIVTTFSEYSENQFTVEAAEVVFPNXKLHTFPELAYRKEMVRADLINKKVGIRETPENLAKLLTRMCLKSEVIGDGNQIEVEIPPTRADIIYACDLIEDAAIAYGYNNIQMTLPKTYTIANQFPLNKLTELLRQDMAAAGFTEALTFALCSQEDIADKLGMDISATKAVHISNPKTAEFQVARTTLLPGLLKTLAANRKMPLPLKLFEISDIVIKDSSRDVGARNYRHLCAVYYNKNPGFEIIHGLLDRIMQLLDVPPGEKKGGYAIKASEGPVFFPGRCAEIFARGQSIGKLGVLHPDVITKFELTMPCSCVEINIEPFL, via the exons ATGCCGACTGTCAGCGTGAAGCGAGATCTGCTCTTCCGAGCCCTGGGCCGGACCTACACTGATGAAGAATTTGATGAACTGTGCTTTGAATTTGGACTGGAACTTGATGAAATTacatctgaaaaggaaattacaagTAAGGAACAAGGTAATGAAAAGGCCCATGGGGCCTCTGATGTTGTTCTCTACAAAATTGACGTCCCTGCCAATAGATATGACCTGCTGTGTCTGGAAGGATTGGTTCGAGGACTTCAAGTCTTCAAAGAAAGGATAAAGACTCCGATGTATAAACGGGTAATGCCTAAAGGATAAATCCAGAAGTTGATCATCACAGAAGAGACAGCTAAAATACGCCCGTACGCTGTTGCAGCAGTTCTCCGAAACATAAAGTTTACAACAGATAGATATGACAGCTTCATTGAACTTCAGGAGAAATTACATCAGAACATTTGCAGGAAAAGAGCCTTGGTTGCTATTGGTACCCATGATTTGGACACTTTGTCAGGTCCATTTACTTACACTGCAAAGAAACCTTCTGATATCAAATTCAAGCCTCTAAATAAGAGTAAAGAGTATACAGCCTGTGAACTGATGAACATATACAAGACTGACAACCAGCTTAAacattatttacatataattgaaaataaaccTCTGTACCCAGTTATCTATGATAGCAAAGGTGTCGTCCTTTCCATGCCTCCAATCATCAACGGAAACCATTCTAAAATAACAGTAAATacgaaaaatgtatttattgagtgcACAGGAACTGACTTTACTAAGGCAAAAATAGTTCTTGATGTCATTGTTACCACATTCAGTGAATATTCTGAGAATCAGTTTACGGTTGAAGCAGCTGAGGTAGTTTTTCCTAATTGAAAATTACATACCTTTCCAGAACTGGCTTATCGAAAGGAGATGGTGAGAGCTGACCTAATTAACAAAAAAGTTGGGATCAGAGAAACTCCAGAAAATCTTGCCAAGCTTCTGACCAGGATGTGTTTAAAGTCAGAAGTCATAGGCGATGGGAATCAGATCGAGGTTGAAATCCCCCCGACCAGAGCTGACATTATCTACGCCTGTGAT CTCATAGAAGACGCAGCTATTGCTTACGGATATAACAACATTCAGATGACTCTCCCGAAAACGTACACCATAGCTAATCAATTTCCCCTAAATAAACTCACAGAACTCCTGAGACAGGACATGGCAGCTGCCGGATTCACCGAAGCACTTACCTTTGCTCTGTGCTCCCAAGAAGATATTGCTGACAAACTGGGTATGGATATCTCTGCAACCAAGGCCGTCCACATAAGTAATCCTAAAACGGCTGAATTCCAGGTGGCACGCACTACCCTTCTTCCTGGCCTCCTCAAGACCCTAGCTGCCAATCGGAAGATGCCACTTCCTCTGAAGCTGTTTGAAATTTCTGACATTGTAATAAAAGATTCTAGCAGAGATGTGGGTGCAAGAAACTACAGGCATCTCTGTGCTGTTTATTACAACAAGAATCCTGGGTTTGAGATAATCCATGGGCTTCTGGATAGAATCATGCAGCTGCTTGACGTGCCTCCTGGTGAAAAGAAGGGAGGATATGCAATCAAAGCATCAGAAGGCCCTGTGTTCTTTCCTGGGCGATGTGCAGAGATCTTTGCCCGGGGCCAGAGCATCGGGAAGCTGGGGGTCCTTCATCCCGACGTTATCACCAAGTTCGAGCTGACTATGCCCTGCTCCTGCGTGGAAATCAACATTGAGCCATTTTTGTGA